The following are encoded together in the Campylobacter devanensis genome:
- a CDS encoding 4'-phosphopantetheinyl transferase family protein: protein MKIWYLKFILDKFERFDLLNLDNFELKDGEILLLFSDKFDNYSYDDLSLSDKIKLRNSPNLAQNSKFKISRSLKIYFKKNYKNIKNIPLYTSLSHSDNCAILAISTARVGVDLELIKDRNFSAHIDFCFSKEQRLRVANSKNQLIEFYKIWTLKEARVKLLNLGFYALDMASDESLGAFVEIVKCSDKSFIYSVAIF from the coding sequence ATGAAAATTTGGTATCTTAAATTTATTTTAGATAAATTTGAGCGATTTGATTTGCTAAATTTGGATAATTTTGAATTAAAAGATGGGGAAATTTTACTACTTTTTAGTGATAAATTTGATAATTATAGTTATGATGATTTGAGTCTAAGCGATAAAATAAAGCTTAGAAATAGTCCAAATTTGGCTCAAAATAGCAAATTTAAAATCTCTAGGTCTTTAAAAATTTATTTTAAAAAAAACTATAAAAATATTAAAAATATACCACTTTATACCTCATTAAGCCATAGCGATAATTGTGCTATTTTGGCTATTAGTACTGCTAGGGTAGGGGTAGATTTAGAGTTGATAAAAGATAGAAATTTTAGCGCCCATATAGATTTTTGTTTTAGTAAAGAACAAAGATTAAGGGTTGCTAACTCTAAAAATCAACTGATTGAATTTTATAAAATTTGGACATTAAAAGAGGCTAGGGTAAAGCTTTTAAATTTAGGATTTTATGCGCTTGATATGGCTAGCGATGAGAGTTTGGGAGCTTTTGTAGAGATTGTAAAATGTAGCGATAAAAGCTTTATTTATAGTGTTGCAATATTTTAA